A window of the Arthrobacter woluwensis genome harbors these coding sequences:
- a CDS encoding collagen-like protein, which produces MSQLEDNERRLAVAQEAVDKSRRADKRTKSLLLLSSCLLAFLVVVCGILAWQNGNYAAQAADAAQAQAAEKKSLAEQVAAACAKDDFKSSPQGKQVCQRADQVAKDTAAVPGSKGDQGIPGVDGRDGAPGRDGRDGSPGASGAPGAAGAPGSAGEPGIPGAPGVAGSAGQPGIPGEKGDPGVPGPKGDPGAPGMPGRDGKDGSPPSSWNFTQDGVTYTCTPQPPGSTTYTCTASTPTPSPSP; this is translated from the coding sequence ATGAGCCAGCTCGAAGACAACGAGAGGCGGCTGGCCGTCGCGCAGGAGGCCGTGGACAAGTCACGCCGGGCGGACAAGCGCACGAAGTCCCTGCTCCTGCTCTCGTCCTGTCTGCTCGCGTTCTTGGTGGTGGTGTGCGGGATCCTGGCATGGCAGAACGGCAACTACGCCGCCCAGGCCGCCGACGCCGCACAAGCTCAGGCAGCCGAGAAGAAATCGTTGGCGGAGCAGGTCGCCGCCGCGTGCGCGAAGGACGACTTCAAGTCCAGTCCACAGGGGAAGCAGGTCTGCCAGCGAGCCGACCAGGTCGCCAAGGACACCGCGGCCGTCCCGGGAAGCAAGGGGGACCAAGGCATCCCGGGAGTTGACGGGCGAGATGGTGCCCCGGGCCGTGACGGCCGGGATGGGAGCCCGGGAGCGTCCGGCGCGCCGGGTGCTGCTGGAGCGCCGGGGAGTGCCGGAGAACCTGGAATCCCCGGGGCCCCAGGCGTGGCGGGAAGCGCTGGCCAGCCAGGAATCCCGGGAGAGAAGGGCGACCCAGGAGTGCCGGGCCCGAAGGGCGACCCCGGAGCGCCGGGCATGCCGGGCCGGGACGGCAAGGATGGTTCCCCGCCGAGCAGCTGGAACTTCACTCAGGACGGGGTCACCTACACGTGCACCCCGCAGCCGCCCGGATCCACCACCTACACCTGCACAGCATCAACCCCGACCCCGAGCCCGTCCCCGTGA
- a CDS encoding SOS response-associated peptidase family protein yields MCGRYVMSYDGGEISTILRSELDAQWSGLYSMSPGVRGPFVAERADNNGTHARALVTGTWGIQGAAWGKPEIKSINARSDNLFRVAKWRELYRAGKTALVPMNGYVEFVETSPKYKVPVFIHDNTTPLLTAAGLYDEEQGAYTIITMEADLGAGEVHTRQPIFVPEDMQDRWLQVGAGDTPGKGATDKHKETLAELRDFSSEVTERLEYYAISRDYNNTRKLAADDRRADPSLIEPDPEMQHIIDTADFEPALSPKERKAQR; encoded by the coding sequence ATGTGCGGACGCTACGTGATGTCATACGACGGCGGGGAAATCTCGACGATCCTCCGGTCTGAGCTGGACGCCCAGTGGTCCGGCCTCTACAGCATGAGCCCCGGCGTGCGCGGCCCCTTCGTCGCCGAACGCGCCGACAACAACGGGACACACGCCCGGGCGCTCGTTACCGGAACCTGGGGTATCCAGGGTGCCGCGTGGGGGAAGCCGGAAATCAAGTCCATCAATGCCCGCTCCGACAACCTGTTCCGGGTCGCGAAGTGGCGGGAACTCTACCGGGCAGGCAAGACCGCACTCGTCCCCATGAACGGGTACGTAGAGTTTGTGGAGACCTCGCCCAAGTACAAGGTGCCTGTGTTCATTCACGACAACACCACACCCCTCCTGACCGCAGCAGGCCTCTATGACGAGGAACAGGGCGCGTACACGATCATCACCATGGAAGCCGACCTCGGAGCCGGGGAAGTCCACACCCGGCAACCGATCTTCGTCCCCGAGGACATGCAGGACCGGTGGCTACAAGTCGGGGCCGGCGACACCCCAGGCAAGGGCGCGACGGACAAGCACAAGGAAACCCTCGCCGAACTCCGCGACTTCTCGAGTGAGGTAACCGAACGGCTCGAGTACTACGCCATCAGCAGGGATTACAACAACACCCGGAAGCTCGCCGCCGATGACCGCCGCGCAGACCCCTCACTGATCGAACCAGACCCCGAGATGCAACACATCATCGACACCGCCGACTTCGAACCAGCACTCAGCCCCAAAGAGCGGAAGGCTCAGCGGTAA
- a CDS encoding tyrosine-type recombinase/integrase: protein MARRGKGEGSIYQRASDGLWCVTVEVPNGIGTRPRKTLTSKSKAKVIEKLRDLQAEIRAHGTVQTATDTLAAWMTYYLDEIMPSRVRPNVLADYKRYNEKWITPVLGRKKLDKITPDDVHKLVRMVEKAPKDPKLQGLKASELPDDCARYSKSYVRGMFNVLSGALGEAVTRRRIFRNPCNDTDRPKIKKTVERALEPAEAIKLLNHLNGLTDAEAALWATYLLSGARRGEVIGLEIDRALKSTMDFSWQLQDVPHITEVPADWEHRHVRGNLYLTRPKTASGWRTVPMMPVLEALINLAIGDRKEGFVFLHPTTGNPWRPDTAYKAWKRLLRDAGLPEDVKLHGTRHTFIDLLFEANVPESLIMDIVGHSTRAQSRAYRTRESDTLKLEAVTRVGDLLELN from the coding sequence ATGGCGCGGCGAGGCAAGGGCGAAGGAAGCATCTACCAGCGAGCAAGCGACGGCCTATGGTGCGTCACCGTCGAGGTTCCCAACGGCATCGGAACCCGCCCGCGCAAGACCCTGACAAGCAAGAGCAAGGCCAAGGTCATCGAGAAACTCCGCGACCTCCAAGCCGAGATCCGCGCCCACGGAACCGTACAGACCGCAACCGACACCCTCGCCGCATGGATGACCTACTACCTGGACGAAATCATGCCCAGCCGAGTCCGACCCAACGTCCTCGCCGACTACAAGCGGTACAACGAAAAGTGGATCACGCCGGTTCTTGGCCGGAAGAAGCTCGACAAGATCACACCTGACGACGTGCACAAGCTCGTTCGCATGGTCGAGAAGGCCCCAAAGGATCCGAAGCTCCAAGGACTGAAGGCTTCCGAGCTTCCCGACGATTGCGCCCGCTACTCCAAGTCCTACGTGCGCGGCATGTTCAACGTCCTCTCAGGGGCGCTCGGCGAGGCCGTGACGCGCCGCCGAATCTTCCGGAACCCCTGCAACGACACCGACCGGCCCAAGATCAAAAAGACCGTTGAGCGGGCGTTGGAACCCGCTGAGGCGATCAAGCTTCTCAACCACCTCAACGGACTCACTGACGCAGAAGCAGCGCTCTGGGCAACTTACCTGCTGAGTGGAGCTCGCCGAGGCGAAGTCATCGGCCTCGAGATCGACCGGGCCCTCAAGTCCACGATGGACTTCTCGTGGCAGCTCCAAGACGTTCCGCACATCACAGAGGTACCCGCCGACTGGGAACACCGGCACGTTCGCGGAAACCTCTATCTCACTCGCCCGAAGACAGCGTCCGGCTGGCGAACTGTCCCGATGATGCCCGTCCTCGAAGCACTGATCAACCTGGCCATCGGTGATCGCAAAGAGGGCTTCGTTTTCCTGCACCCAACCACAGGGAACCCTTGGCGTCCAGACACTGCCTACAAGGCATGGAAACGGCTCCTGCGGGACGCCGGCCTGCCGGAGGACGTGAAGCTGCACGGCACCCGCCACACCTTCATCGATCTGCTCTTCGAGGCGAACGTGCCCGAGTCGCTGATCATGGACATCGTGGGCCATTCGACACGAGCCCAGTCCCGGGCCTACAGGACGAGAGAATCGGACACGTTGAAGCTGGAAGCGGTTACCCGGGTGGGCGACCTGCTCGAGCTGAACTAA
- a CDS encoding ImmA/IrrE family metallo-endopeptidase, whose protein sequence is MAWPHTRGTRTLDQRTFRKSPSDLAWEMGVRVRTAPVPPRWWGAYDHARRLITLRPGLSPIQKTCTLMHELGHAHYGHQGITPKQELLANRWAAYRLIQYDDLRALAGSGMPLPEVAAHLGVMPEVLRVYLTTLNFAELEGLKRSA, encoded by the coding sequence ATGGCCTGGCCGCACACAAGGGGGACCCGAACATTGGACCAGAGGACCTTCCGGAAGAGCCCTAGCGATCTGGCGTGGGAGATGGGCGTACGTGTTCGCACTGCGCCTGTCCCGCCTCGCTGGTGGGGCGCATACGATCATGCTCGTCGCCTAATAACGCTCCGTCCTGGTCTGAGCCCCATCCAGAAGACCTGCACGCTCATGCACGAACTCGGGCACGCCCACTACGGGCACCAGGGCATCACCCCCAAGCAAGAGCTGCTAGCGAACCGATGGGCCGCCTACCGGCTAATCCAGTACGACGACCTGCGAGCGCTCGCCGGGTCGGGAATGCCCCTGCCCGAGGTCGCCGCGCACCTCGGGGTCATGCCAGAGGTCCTGCGGGTTTACCTGACGACTCTGAACTTCGCCGAGTTGGAAGGGCTGAAGCGCTCGGCGTGA
- a CDS encoding helix-turn-helix transcriptional regulator yields MEITSELLRSARHIADLTQAELAKRVGISLRTVSNWERGEVAIPDRSKAKLGQVLGDALRKAAGEDPAPRRRTFQNPEQEMEYRSILDRLMSIEHAIHFVNEQADEKERIEPERGKSGFARKTAILRLFTERDLALELVRRSSERGEQATNWSTGYLERNEERLAELRLVAEDLYGLTLPDGPDPDYAIMSEEEAMNYGLAAHKGDPNIGPEDLPEEP; encoded by the coding sequence ATGGAGATCACCTCAGAGCTACTGCGCTCAGCACGACACATCGCTGACTTGACTCAAGCCGAGCTTGCGAAGAGGGTCGGCATCTCACTGCGGACTGTCTCAAATTGGGAACGCGGGGAGGTCGCCATTCCGGACAGGAGCAAGGCAAAACTTGGGCAAGTGCTTGGGGATGCCTTGCGAAAGGCCGCGGGCGAAGATCCTGCGCCGAGACGTCGGACGTTCCAGAACCCAGAGCAGGAGATGGAGTACCGATCCATCCTGGACCGCCTCATGAGCATCGAACACGCAATCCACTTCGTGAACGAGCAGGCCGACGAGAAGGAGCGGATCGAGCCCGAACGCGGCAAGTCCGGATTCGCCCGAAAGACCGCGATCCTGCGCCTATTCACCGAGCGTGATCTAGCGCTCGAGCTTGTTCGAAGATCGTCCGAACGCGGCGAGCAGGCCACAAACTGGTCAACCGGCTACCTCGAGAGGAACGAGGAACGGCTTGCGGAGCTTCGATTGGTCGCAGAGGACCTGTATGGGCTCACGCTTCCGGATGGGCCGGATCCCGACTACGCAATTATGTCGGAGGAGGAGGCTATGAATTATGGCCTGGCCGCACACAAGGGGGACCCGAACATTGGACCAGAGGACCTTCCGGAAGAGCCCTAG
- a CDS encoding helix-turn-helix domain-containing protein, producing MEPITMKRRINGTAVRVIRDLAGIRHMDLAARAGISRGSLTHVESGSRDVSAATLRKIADALRVPLEAISYPDFQTKN from the coding sequence ATGGAACCCATCACTATGAAACGCCGGATCAACGGCACTGCGGTACGGGTGATCCGTGATCTGGCGGGCATCCGACACATGGACCTCGCAGCGCGCGCCGGGATCAGCAGGGGATCGCTCACGCATGTTGAGAGCGGAAGCCGGGACGTGTCTGCGGCAACCCTGCGCAAGATCGCCGATGCCCTCCGAGTCCCGCTGGAAGCCATCAGCTACCCCGACTTCCAGACAAAGAACTAG
- a CDS encoding Rha family transcriptional regulator gives MNEITTPIQITNTPDGLRVESTTIAEGTGVQHKNVLELIETHRAALEEFGQLAFETRPGYNNAPVRIAMLNEPQATLLMTLSRNLGRVVEFKVALVKAFFDMAQQLAQRNLPSRADLAKWVLEAEAKTSALEAKVAEDAPKVLYVDSFVADNDTHLFRTVASNLEVSEGDLRAALKFAGWIYRQEQRRRNSKGKVITEYQWCEYATKKPFFFRKAAHENAPLFKGSVAFTLTITPAGAAAITEFVERLASEHGSLRNALPTLQEKYNDRQERLRKECA, from the coding sequence ATGAACGAGATTACCACCCCCATCCAGATCACCAACACCCCTGACGGCCTTAGGGTCGAATCCACCACGATCGCCGAGGGAACAGGCGTCCAGCACAAGAACGTCCTGGAACTCATCGAGACACACAGGGCCGCGCTCGAAGAGTTCGGGCAGCTCGCGTTTGAAACGCGACCTGGCTACAACAACGCACCGGTTCGGATCGCGATGCTGAACGAACCGCAGGCAACACTTCTCATGACCCTCAGCCGAAACCTTGGCCGAGTCGTCGAATTCAAGGTAGCCCTGGTGAAGGCGTTCTTCGACATGGCGCAGCAGCTCGCACAGCGGAACCTCCCTTCGCGTGCCGACCTTGCGAAGTGGGTTCTCGAGGCTGAAGCGAAGACTTCGGCGCTGGAAGCCAAGGTTGCCGAGGACGCCCCGAAGGTGCTGTATGTGGACAGTTTCGTTGCCGACAACGACACCCACCTCTTCAGGACTGTCGCATCGAACCTGGAAGTCTCGGAGGGCGACCTTCGAGCCGCGCTGAAGTTCGCTGGCTGGATCTATCGCCAGGAGCAGCGGCGCAGAAACTCCAAGGGAAAGGTCATCACCGAGTACCAGTGGTGCGAGTACGCGACGAAGAAGCCCTTCTTCTTCCGGAAGGCCGCTCACGAGAATGCACCCCTCTTCAAGGGCAGCGTGGCCTTCACCCTGACGATCACGCCCGCAGGGGCAGCGGCCATCACCGAGTTCGTGGAGCGCTTGGCATCAGAGCATGGCTCCCTGCGAAACGCTCTGCCGACCCTGCAGGAGAAGTACAACGACCGCCAGGAGCGGCTGCGCAAGGAGTGTGCCTGA
- a CDS encoding helix-turn-helix domain-containing protein — MAKTAYTVEEAAEEFAVSAWQIRNAIAKSDLAAKRVGKQLSISHTNLEAWYETLTDA; from the coding sequence ATGGCGAAGACCGCTTACACCGTTGAGGAAGCGGCCGAGGAATTCGCAGTCTCGGCATGGCAGATCCGCAACGCCATCGCCAAATCAGACCTCGCCGCGAAGCGCGTGGGGAAGCAGCTCAGCATCTCGCACACCAATCTTGAAGCCTGGTACGAAACCCTCACAGACGCCTAG